A single Ziziphus jujuba cultivar Dongzao chromosome 11, ASM3175591v1 DNA region contains:
- the LOC107432822 gene encoding uncharacterized protein LOC107432822 produces the protein MAQGFPYLLRFYVLYLFTLFCVTLCSSGGVEFNDDEFSIMGFDVDAFHGDYTPPSPPHPSPPPHPPSVSCEEGLKGYGSLNTLCELNSSLSFEEDMYIEGKGSLYILPGVNLNCPLLGCSILINVSGEFSLGRNSMIVAGLVSVNAWNASFLDGSVVNVTGLAGQPPAQTSGTPSGVQGAGGGHGGRGASCVTDNTKLPDDIWGGDAYSWSSLDEPASYGSKGGTTSKEEKYGGEGGGRIWLEMNSTIDISGNLFADGGNGGTKGGGGSGGSIYIKAQRMTGSGMISAAGGNGFAGGGGGRISINVFSRHDDTQFFIHGGRSLGCPENSGGAGTYYDAVPRSLTVSNHNLSTQTDTLLMEFPKQPLWTNVYIENHAKALVPLFWSRVQVRGQIRLSCGAVLSFGLAHFATSEFELMAEELLMSDSVVKIFGALRMSVKIHLMLNSEMLIDGGNDAIVATSLLEVSNLLVLKESSKIHSNANLGVHGQGSLNLTGAGNLIEAQRLVLSLFFSISVGPKSFLRGPLESSSSNYTKPQLYCDLPDCPMELLHPPEDCNVNSTLSFTLQICRVEVVIVEGIMKGSVIHFHWVRTITVPSSGVISASGLGCIGGAGRGQFFENGLGGGGGHGGSGGDGYYNGSFVEGGVTYGDADLPCELGSGSGNDSLAGATAGGGIIVMGSMEHALSSLSLDGSLTADGESFGEDFSKQNGRAISNIGPGGGSGGTILLFVHLLALGDSSTISTVGGHGSPSGGGGGGGGRVHFHWSEIPVGDAYLPIASVKGSILTGGGFGRGNGRGGKNGTITGKACPKGLYGIFCKECPVGTYKNVTGSDRVLCQECHSSKLPRRAVYITVRGGVTETPCPYKCISDRYHMPNCYTALEELVDTFGGPWLFGLVLLALLILLALVLSVARTKYVSADEVPALVPPQHGSRIDHSFPFLESLNEVMETNRNEESQSHVHRMYFMGPNTFSEPWYLPHSPPEQVIELVYEDAFNRFVDEINGLAAYQWWEGSVYSILSVLAYPLAWSWLQQCRKRKLQQLREYVRSGYDHACLRSCRSRALYEGLKVAATADLMLAYVDFFLGGDEKRADLPPSLHQRFPLSLVFGGDGSYMAPFSLHNDNILTSLMSQSIPPTIWHRLVAGLNAQLRLVRRGHLKITFGHVVSWLETHANPALCAYGVHVDLAWFQPTASGYSQFGLVICAIESTTVRQSLENQNTSLLPVQQSRMPIINRDTSQDHLRVGERLMARKRLFGGILHTKSLRVLKEKRAICFPFSFVVYNAKPVGHQDLVGLIVSILLLGDFSLVLINLLQLYSISLLNFFLVLFILPLGLLFPFPAGISALFSHGPKRSAGLARVYALWNITSLINVLVAFICGLINYTTHSSKKHSNFQSWNFSMDESEWWVLPSGLALCKIIQARLIDCHIANQEIQDHSLYSSDPDLFWQT, from the exons ATGGCTCAAGGTTTCCCATATCTTCTCCGCTTTTACGTACTTTACCTATTCACTCTTTTCTGCGTGACCCTTTGCTCGAGTGGTGGTGTTGAATTTAATGATGATGAATTCTCGATCATGGGTTTCGATGTGGATGCGTTCCATGGAGATTATACACCTCCGTCTCCGCCTCATCCGTCACCGCCGCCTCATCCTCCGTCGGTTTCGTGCGAGGAGGGTCTTAAGGGATATGGGTCTCTCAACACCTTGTGCGAGCTGAATTCTAGTTTGAGTTTCGAAGAGGATATGTATATAGAAGGGAAAGGAAGTTTGTATATACTTCCTGGTGTTAATTTGAACTGCCCTTTATTGGGTTGCTCAATTTTGATCAATGTTAGTGGGGAGTTTAGTTTAGGTAGAAATTCAATGATTGTTGCTGGGTTGGTGTCTGTGAATGCTTGGAATGCGAGTTTTCTGGATGGGTCGGTGGTGAATGTGACGGGTTTGGCTGGTCAGCCTCCGGCGCAGACGAGTGGCACGCCGAGTGGTGTTCAGGGTGCGGGTGGAGGGCATGGTGGGAGAGGAGCTAGTTGTGTTACGGATAATACTAAGCTTCCGGATGATATTTGGGGTGGGGATGCGTATTCATGGTCGTCTTTGGATGAGCCGGCAAGTTATGGAAGCAAAGGAGGTACGACTAGTAAAGAAGAGAAGTATGGTGGGGAAGGAGGTGGGAGGATTTGGTTGGAGATGAACAGCACTATTGATATTTCTGGAAATCTGTTCGCGGATGGAGGGAATGGTGGTACGAAGGGTGGAGGAGGGTCTGGAGGCAGCATTTATATCAAAGCTCAAAGAAT GACTGGAAGTGGTATGATAAGTGCAGCTGGGGGTAATGGATTTGCTGGAGGTGGTGGTGGAAGAATTTCCATCAATGTTTTCAGCAGGCATGATGATACACAGTTCTTTATTCATG GAGGAAGGAGTTTAGGGTGTCCTGAGAATTCAGGTGGTGCTGGGACATATTATGATGCTGTACCCCGGAGTCTTACTGTCAGTAACCACAACCTGTCCACACAGACTGACACGCTTCTGATGGAGTTTCCTAAACAGCCACTTTGGACAAACGTTTATATTGAAAATCATGCCAAGGCTTTGGTTCCTCTGTTCTGGAGCCGTGTTCAG GTTCGAGGACAAATTCGTTTATCATGTGGTGCAGTTTTGAGTTTTGGGCTTGCACATTTTGCTACATCAGAGTTCGAGCTAATGGCAGAAGAGCTTTTGATGAGTGACTCTGTTGTTAAG ATATTTGGGGCACTTCGTATGTCTGTCAAAATTCACTTGATGTTGAACTCCGAAATGCTCATAGATGGTGGCAATGACGCAATTGTTGCAACATCCTTGCTTGAGGTCAGCAATTTATTGGTTCTCAAG GAATCGTCTAAGATACATTCTAATGCAAATTTGGGAGTTCATGGACAAGGTTCCTTGAATTTGACCGGAGCAGGAAACCTGATTGAAGCACAACGACTTGTTCtgtcattattttttagtaTCAGT GTTGGGCCTAAATCTTTTCTGCGAGGTCCCTTGGAGAGTTCCAGTAGCAATTACAC GAAGCCACAGCTCTACTGTGATCTCCCAGATTGTCCCATGGAATTACTTCACCCACCAGAAGACTGTAATGTGAATTCCACATTATCTTTCACTCTTCAG ATCTGTCGAGTTGAAGTGGTCATTGTTGAAGGCATCATGAAAGGATCTGTTATTCATTTCCACTGGGTTAGGACTATAACAGTCCCCTCTTCTGGAGTAATTAGTGCATCTGGACTGG GCTGCATCGGTGGGGCAGGTAGAGGGCAGTTTTTTGAAAATGGTCTTGGCGGTGGTGGTGGGCATGGTGGCAGTGGCGGGGATGGATATTATAATGGGTCATTTGTTGAGGGTGGTGTTACTTATGGAGATGCTGATTTACCTTGTGAACTTGGCAGTGGTAGTGGAAATGATAGCCTAGCTGGTGCAACTGCCGGTGGTGGTATTATAG TGATGGGTTCAATGGAGCATGCATTGTCAAGTTTGTCTCTTGATGGTTCACTTACAGCTGATGGAGAAAGCTTTGGAGAAGATTTCTCAAAGCAAAATGGTAGAGCAATTTCGAACATAGGTCCAGGAGGTGGCTCTGGTGGAACTATTCTTTTGTTTGTTCATTTATTGGCACTTGGTGATTCTTCTACAATCTCAACTGTCGGAGGACATGGTAGTCCCAGTGGTGgcggaggtggtggtggtggaaggGTTCATTTTCATTGGTCAGAAATTCCAGTTGGAGATGCATATCTGCCTATAGCAAGTGTGAAAGGAAGCATTCTTACTGG GGGAGGATTTGGTAGAGGTAATGGGCGTGGTGGGAAAAATGGGACTATTACTGGAAAGGCCTGTCCGAAAGGGCTTTATGGTATCTTCTGTAAG GAATGCCCTGTAGGCACTTATAAGAATGTCACTGGATCTGATAGAGTGCTGTGTCAAGAGTGCCATTCTTCCAAGCTTCCTCGACGTGCTGTATATATCACTGTTCGAG gAGGCGTTACTGAAACTCCTTGTCCATACAAGTGCATCTCCGACAGATATCACATGCCAAACTGTTATACAGCACTTGAAGAGTTGGTGGACACTTTTGGTGGGCCATGGTTATTTGGTCTTGTTCTGTTAGCTCTCCTCATCCTGTTAGCTCTAGTGCTTAGTGTTGCAAGAACGAAATATGTTAGTGCTGATGAGGTACCAGCCCTTGTGCCTCCTCAGCATGGCTCTCGGATTGATCATTCTTTCCCTTTTCTGGAGTCACTTAATGAG GTTATGGAAACAAATAGAAATGAGGAGTCACAAAGTCATGTGCACAGAATGTATTTTATGGGGCCAAACACTTTTAGTGAACCTTGGTATCTTCCCCATTCTCCTCCAGAACAAGTTATAGAACTTGT ATATGAGGATGCGTTCAATAGATTTGTGGATGAGATAAATGGTTTAGCTGCTTACCAGTGGTGGGAAGGATCAGTCTACAGTATTCTATCTGTTCTAGCATATCCACTTGCATGGTCATGGTTACAGCAGTGTCGGAAAAGGAAGTTACAGCAACTTCGTGAATATGTTCGCTCAGGATATGATCATGCTTGCTTGCGTTCTTGCCGTTCACGTGCTCTCTATGAAGGACTTAAG GTGGCTGCAACTGCTGATCTAATGCTAGCATATGTGGATTTCTTCCTTGGTGGCGATGAAAAGAGAGCTGATCTTCCTCCTAGTCTTCATCAACGATTTCCATTATCTTTGGTTTTTGGAGGAGATGGAAGTTACATGGCTCCTTTCTCTCTCCACAACGATAACATTCTTACGAGCCTTATGAGTCAG TCTATTCCACCTACCATATGGCATCGGCTTGTAGCTGGTCTAAATGCTCAACTGCGCTTAGTACGCCGTGGACACTTAAAAATAACTTTTGGCCATGTTGTCAGCTGGCTTGAAACACATGCCAACCCAGCATTATGTGCATATGGTGTACATGTTGATCTTGCTTGGTTTCAGCCTACAGCTTCTGGATATTCCCAGTTTGGACTTGTGATATGTGCTATTGAAAGTACAACTGTGCGGCAATCACTGGAGAATCAAAATACCTCATTGTTACCTGTGCAACAGTCTCG CATGCCAATAATTAATAGGGATACTTCACAGGACCATTTGAGAGTCGGCGAACGTCTAATGGCACGGAAGAGGTTATTTGGAGGGATTTTACATACAAAGAGCTTAAGAGTGCTTAAAGAGAAGAGGGCTAtatgttttcctttttcattcgTAGTTTATAATGCTAAACCTGTAGGACATCAG GATCTCGTTGGTTTGATCGTCTCTATACTGCTGCTTGGAGATTTTAGTTTAGTCTTGATCAATTTGCTTCAACTGTATTCTATTTCGCTGCTTAACTTCTTTCTAGTTTTGTTTATCCTTCCTCTTGGCCTCCTATTTCCATTTCCAGCTGGAATCAGCGCTTTGTTTAGTCATGGACCTAAACGATCAGCTGGTCTTGCGCGTGTATATGCTTTATGGAATATCACATCCTTGATCAATGTT TTGGTTGCTTTCATATGTGGATTGATTAATTATACAACCCACTCAAGCAAAAAGCATTCAAACTTTCAGTCCTGGAATTTTAGCAT GGATGAAAGTGAATGGTGGGTGCTTCCTTCTGGGTTGGCCCTCTGTAAAATTATCCAGGCGCGACTCATCGATTGCCATATAGCTAACCAGGAGATTCAGGATCACTCTCTATATAGCAGTGACCCCGACCTGTTCTGGCAAACGTGA
- the LOC107432793 gene encoding inositol oxygenase 4, producing the protein MTILIGQPADHQLVSQVEDQNLSSKAIETNELVLDGGFVVPKDIISSNEFIAPEINSFGHTFRDYNAESERQKTVEEFYRLNHINQTYDFVKKMREEYGKLDKVEMSIWECCELLNEVVDDSDPDLDEPQIEHLLQTAEAIRKDYPDEDWLHLTALIHDLGKVLLLPSFGGLPQWAVVGDTHPLGCAFDESIVHHKYFKDNPDFHNSDYNTKYGIYPKECGLDNVVISWGHDDYMYLVAKENGTTLPSAALFIIRYHSFYPLHRSGAYTHLMNKEDRENLKWLKIFNKYDLYSKSKVRIDVEKVKPYYLSLIEKYFPAKLRW; encoded by the exons ATGACCATTCTCATTGGGCAGCCTGCTGATCATCAGCTTG tGTCACAAGTTGAGGATCAGAACCTTTCTTCAAAGGCAATTGAAACCAATGAATTGGTTTTGGATGGTGGATTTGTTGTGCCTAAAGATATTATATCAAGCAATGAGTTTATTGCCCCTGAAATCAATTCATTTGGCCACACATTCag AGATTACAATGCAGAAAGCGAAAGGCAAAAAACAGTGGAGGAATTCTACCGGTTGAACCACATTAATCAGACCTACGATTtt GTAAAGAAAATGAGGGAGGAGTATGGAAAGTTGGATAAAGTGGAGATGAGTATATGGGAATGCTGCGAGCTACTGAATGAGGTTGTGGATGACAGTGATCCTGATTTGGATGAACCCCAAATCGAGCATTTGTTGCAAACTGCTGAAGCTATTAGGAAAGACTATCCAGATGAAGATTGGTTGCACTTGACTGCTCTTATTCAtg ATCTTGGAaaggttcttcttcttcctagCTTTGGAGGGCTTCCCCAATGGGCTGTTGTTG GAGACACTCATCCTCTAGGGTGTGCTTTTGATGAATCCATTGTCCATCACaag TATTTCAAGGATAACCCAGATTTCCATAATTCTGACTATAACACCAAGTATGGAATATACCCAAAAGAATGTGGACTAGACAATGTAGTCATTTCTTGGGGACATGATGACTATATGTATTTG GTGGCAAAGGAAAATGGAACAACTTTGCCTTCGGCTGCGTTGTTCATTATCCGATATCACTCATTCTATC CTTTGCATAGATCAGGAGCATATACACATCTTATGAACAAGGAAGACAGAGAGAATTTGAAGTGGCTCAAAATATTCAA CAAATATGACCTCTACAGCAAGAGCAAAGTTCGTATCGATGTAGAAAAAGTTAAGCCATATTATTTGTCCCTCATTGAGAAG TATTTCCCAGCAAAGCTCAGATGGTGA